One genomic window of Eriocheir sinensis breed Jianghai 21 chromosome 57, ASM2467909v1, whole genome shotgun sequence includes the following:
- the LOC126984356 gene encoding proteoglycan 4-like: MGHRGIPNPDQLALTQEYQDAATPVEEEEEEEEWRQVQPTTEVIPVDMPAALNDHLYVAFMGTPRQASRPRPSTTHHPYARPANHTPTRPASHTPTRPASHTPTRPASHTPTRPASHTPTRPASHRRTAQHPAQDINLLEQMFEVQKTLHTSVERMTDRLEQAIARAGSEIAAAIRQRPNCAVDFPDAFTLGEPTISDG; this comes from the exons ATGGGCCATCGTGGGATTCCAAACCCGGACCAATTGGCACTGACACAGG AATACCAGGATGCTGCAACacctgtagaggaggaggaggaggaagaggagtggaggcaGGTGCAGCCCACCACCGAGGTTATACCAGTGGATATGCCTGCGGCCCTTAATGACCATTTATATGTGGCATTTATGGGCACCCCAAGACAGGCATCAAGGCCCAGGCCCTCAACGACCCACCACCCCTATGCCCGCCCAGCCAACCACACTcccacccgcccagccagccacactcccacccgcccagccagccacactcccacccgcccagccagccacactcccacccgcccagccagccacactcccacccgcccagccagccaccGGAGAACTGCACAACATCCTGCACAGGACATTAACCTACTGGAGCAGATGTTTGAAGTGCAGAAGACACTCCACACTTCGGTGGAGAGGATGACCGACAGGCTGGAGCAAGCAATTGCTCGCGCTGGTTCAGAGATTGCAGCTGCTATACG CCAAAGACCCAACTGTGCGGTGGACTTTCCCGATGCCTTCACATTGGGCGAGCCCACCATCAGTGACGGGTGA
- the LOC126984881 gene encoding putative nuclease HARBI1, which produces MEYVAVYVFSRRLRRERRYRDPLDPLHVSDEHLLRVYRFPRQEIIRLCDELRPHLERRTRRAHALPTHTQVLAALRFFASGSFQTVIGDTVGMDQSSVSRAIDKVTQVLCVKASQEIKMPTTAIDINRAMQDFRRTGNFPRVIGAIDGTHIRIKAPEENEEIYVNRKQFHSLNIQAVGDTNNKIISYDTSYPGSTHDSFIWRHCALKQRFLAGHFGDALLIGDSGYPLEPFLMTPVVHPTTPGEERYNQSHRRTRCIVERTFGILKSRFRCLHESGGSLQYDPEKTMKIATSCMLLHNYCVDRRIPYVGDLVQEEEVPVQPVRDNRQVPGQVVRQEIIRNFFS; this is translated from the exons ATGGAGTATGTTGCGGTATACGTTTTCAGTCGCAGACTGCGCAGAGAAAGGAGATATCGGGACCCACTTGACCCACTACACGTTAGTGATGAACATCTGTTGCGGGTGTATAGATTTCCCCGTCAAGAAATCATCAGGCTCTGTGATGAGCTGCGTccccacctggaaaggagaaccaggagggcacatgcactcccaacTCACACCCAGGTTCTGGCTGCACTAAGGTTTTTTGCAAGTGGCAGCTTCCAAACTGTTATTGGAGACACTGTTGGAATGGACCAATCAAGTGTTAGTAGGGCCATTGACAAAGTAACTCAAGTACTTTGTGTAAAGGCCAGTCAAGAGATAAAGATGCCAACCACAGCAATAGATATCAACAGAGCTATGCAGGACTTCAGACGCACTGGTAACTTTCCAAGAGTGATAGGTGCCATTGATGGAACCCACATTCGCATCAAGGCcccagaggaaaatgaagagatttATGTCAACCGGAAACAATTCCACTCCCTAAATATACAGGCTGTGGGTGACACCAACAACAAGATCATCAGCTACGACACCAGTTACCCAGGGAGCACACATGATTCCTTTATATGGAGACACTGTGCCCTTAAGCAGCGGTTCCTTGCTGGTCATTTTGGAGATGCTCTTTTAATAG GAGACAGTGGGTATCCtctggagccattcctgatgaccccagttgtacacccgacaacacctggggaggaacgcTACAACCAGAGCCATCGAAGGACAAGATGCATTGTTGAGCGGAcgtttgggatcctcaagtcaaggttcaGGTGCCTTCAcgagtcaggaggaagtttgcagtacgACCCCGAGAAGACaatgaagattgcgacttcttgcATGCTCCTGCACAACTACTGTGTGGATCGTCGCATTCCCTATGTTGGTGATCTTgtgcaagaagaagaagtaccagttcagcctgtgagagaCAACAGACAggttcctggtcaagttgtcaggcaggaaattattagaaacttcttttcctga